The following coding sequences are from one Musa acuminata AAA Group cultivar baxijiao chromosome BXJ1-6, Cavendish_Baxijiao_AAA, whole genome shotgun sequence window:
- the LOC135677752 gene encoding CBS domain-containing protein CBSCBSPB5-like: protein MDGQAHSRRCSSFSGSPARKKQPEMGSSDSGRKTPLSRSLTLTGERTVKRLRLSKALTMPDSTTVLEACRRMAARRVDAALLTDSNALLCGILTDKDIATRVVACELTLQDTPVSKVMTRNPIFVLSDTLAEEALQKMVLGKFRHLPVVENGEVIALLDITKCLYDAIARLERAAEKGKAIQAAVEGVEKNWGTSISGPSTFIEALREQVFQPSLSTIIQGTQSRVVTVSPTESVLSATKRMVEFQMGSAIITIGNKPIGILTSRDILMRVAAKNLSPDTTAVEKVMTPNPECRSIDTSILDALHTMRAGKFLHLPLTDRNGIIVSVIDVLNITHAALATFESSAAVGNEAAISLMQKFWDSAMATGPSEEDDETRSEGSMKMTSEVTDVVASAYPSSNLPDMFSFKLEDKQGRMHRFHCETRSLTYLITSILQRVGDDIDRNHLPHILYEDEDGDKVILASDSDLVAAVDHARLVGWKGLRLHLDYSANGCGKKGRGSGRMELANIDAWAAAYNMVAAGAAVVAGLGMMAYLKRFAS from the exons ATGGACGGCCAAGCCCATTCGAGGAGGTGCTCGTCGTTCAGCGGCTCACCTGCGAGGAAGAAGCAGCCGGAGATGGGGAGTTCCGACAGCGGTCGGAAGACGCCCCTCTCGCGTTCTTT GACTTTAACTGGTGAGAGAACTGTCAAGAGGCTACGACTGTCAAAAGCATTGACAATGCCCGACAGTACAACAGTGCTGGAGGCTTGCCGAAGGATGGCTGCTCGTAGGGTTGATGCTGCGCTGCTGACTGACTCAAATGCTTTGCTCTGCGGAATCCTGACGGACAAG GATATAGCAACAAGAGTTGTTGCTTGTGAATTGACGCTTCAGGATACGCCAGTTTCGAAAGTGATGACAAGAAATCCCATTTTTGTTCTTTCCGACACTCTTGCAGAGGAAGCATTGCAGAAGATGGTCCTTG GGAAATTTAGACATTTGCCTGTTGTGGAGAATGGTGAAGTTATTGCTTTGCTTGACATCACAAAATGTCTATATGATGCCATTGCACGACTAGAGAGGGCAGCTGAGAAGGGGAAAGCTATTCAAGCTGCTGTTGAAGGGGTCGAGAAAAACTGGGGAACATCTATATCTG GGCCTAGTACGTTCATTGAAGCTCTTCGAGAGCAGGTATTTCAGCCATCATTGTCAACAATTATCCAAGGAACTCAAAGTAG GGTTGTTACAGTCTCACCAACTGAGTCAGTTTTGTCTGCTACCAAGAGAATGGTTGAATTTCAAATGGGTTCGGCAATAATTACCATCGGAAATAAGCCAATTGGAATACTTAC TTCAAGAGATATTTTGATGCGTGTGGCTGCAAAGAATCTTTCACCAGATACAACTGCTGTAGAAAAG GTTATGACACCGAATCCCGAATGTCGAAGCATTGATACCTCGATCCTTGATGCTCTTCACACTATGCGAGctggaaaatttttgcatcttcctCTAACAGACAGAA ATGGTATCATTGTCTCAGTGATTGATGTACTTAATATCACACATGCTGCATTGGCCACA TTTGAAAGCAGTGCTGCCGTTGGAAATGAGGCCGCAATTTCTTTGATGCAAAAGTTCTGGGATTCTGCAATGGCCACAGGGCCTTCGGAGGAAGATGATGAGACACGGAG TGAAGGATCTATGAAGATGACATCTGAGGTGACAGACGTTGTGGCCTCTGCGTACCCTTCTTCAAACTTACCTGACATGTTCTCTTTCAAGCTTGAGGATAAACAGGGCAGGATGCATAGATTCCATTGTG AAACGCGGAGTTTGACATACCTTATCACTTCCATCCTTCAAAGGGTGGGCGATGACATCGACAGGAATCATCTGCCACATATCCTG TACGAAGATGAGGATGGTGACAAAGTCATTTTAGCATCCGACAGTGACCTGGTTGCAGCCGTGGACCATGCAAGACTTGTTGGCTGGAAG GGATTGAGGTTACACTTGGATTACTCTGCCAATGGGTGTGGGAAGAAGGGTAGGGGATCAGGAAGAATGGAGTTGGCAAACATAGATGCATGGGCAGCAGCATACAACATGGTTGCAGCAGGAGCTGCAGTCGTGGCTGGCCTGGGTATGATGGCTTACTTGAAGAGATTCGCATCATAA
- the LOC135677753 gene encoding uncharacterized protein LOC135677753, translating to MADWGPVVVAVLLFVLLSPGLLFQLPGKGRVVEFVNMQTSGISILVHAVLFFALLTIFLIVVGVHIYTG from the coding sequence ATGGCGGACTGGGGgccggtggtggtggcggtgctgCTGTTCGTGCTGTTGTCGCCGGGGCTGCTGTTCCAGCTGCCGGGAAAGGGGAGGGTAGTGGAGTTCGTCAACATGCAGACGAGCGGCATCTCCATCCTCGTCCACGCCGTCCTCTTCTTCGCCCTCCTCACCATCTTCCTCATCGTCGTCGGAGTCCACATCTACACCGGCTGA
- the LOC103974556 gene encoding SUMO-activating enzyme subunit 1A isoform X2, which translates to MDGEELTAQQTALYDRQIRVWGVDAQKRLSKAQILVSGLNGTSVEFCKNIVLAGVGSLTLMDDRLVTEDALQANFLIPRDETVYSGRSLSELCCESLRDFNPMVRVLAEKGDLAQCEMEFLDKFDVVVVTGCSLKTKIEINEKCRKRAKRIAFYAIECRDSCGEIFVDLQNYTYAQDAILLPWRNLPRKVSKLYFAMRVIEKFELSEGRNPGELSNFDLPAVLKLRKELCDAQSLNESHVPETLLERILVAGPMLYPPVCPILGGILGQEVIKAISGKGDPLKNFFYFDAADGKGVIEDISNPSSI; encoded by the exons ATGGATGGGGAAGAGCTTACTGCACAACAAACAGCCCTATATGATCGCCAAATTCGAGTCTGGGGGGTTGATGCTCAGAAAAG GTTAAGCAAGGCTCAGATACTCGTCAGTGGATTGAATGGCACATCGGTTGAG TTCTGCAAGAATATTGTTCTAGCAGGAGTAGGGAGTTTGACACTGATGGATGATCGTTTAGTGACAGAGGATGCACTTCAAGCTAATTTCTTGATTCCACGGGATGAGACTGTATATAGTGGTAGATCCCTTTCTGAACTATGTTGTGAATCTTTAAGAGATTTCAACCCTATGGTCCGTGTTTTAGCAGAAAAAG GTGATTTGGCACAATGTGAAATGGAGTTTCTTGACAAGTTTGATGTTGTAGTTGTTACTGGCTGTTCACTCAAAACTAAG ATAGAAATCAATGAGAAATGTCGTAAAAGAGCCAAGCGAATTGCATTTTATGCAATTGAATGCCGAGATTCCTGTGGTGAAATTTTTGTTGACCTGCAGAACTACACCTATGCACAG GATGCAATTTTATTACCATGGAGGAATCTTCCTAGGAAAGTGAGCAAATTGTACTTTGCTATGAGAG TAATAGAGAAGTTTGAATTATCCGAAGGACGTAATCCTGGTGAATTGTCTAATTTTGATCTTCCTGCTGTTTTGAAGCTGAGGAAAGAGCTATGTGATGCTCAG TCCTTGAATGAGTCACATGTTCCTGAAACACTTCTGGAAAGGATACTAGTTGCTGGGCCAATGTTATATCCACCTGTATGCCCGATACTTGGTGGAATTCTTGGTCAG GAAGTGATCAAGGCAATATCTGGCAAAGGTGACCCACTCAAAAATTTCTTCTACTTCGATGCTGCTGATGGAAAGGGAGTGATCGAGGATATCTCCAACCCCTCCTCGATCTGA
- the LOC103974556 gene encoding SUMO-activating enzyme subunit 1A isoform X1 gives MDGEELTAQQTALYDRQIRVWGVDAQKRLSKAQILVSGLNGTSVEFCKNIVLAGVGSLTLMDDRLVTEDALQANFLIPRDETVYSGRSLSELCCESLRDFNPMVRVLAEKGDLAQCEMEFLDKFDVVVVTGCSLKTKIEINEKCRKRAKRIAFYAIECRDSCGEIFVDLQNYTYAQKKSVGTAECHLSYPSLEDAILLPWRNLPRKVSKLYFAMRVIEKFELSEGRNPGELSNFDLPAVLKLRKELCDAQSLNESHVPETLLERILVAGPMLYPPVCPILGGILGQEVIKAISGKGDPLKNFFYFDAADGKGVIEDISNPSSI, from the exons ATGGATGGGGAAGAGCTTACTGCACAACAAACAGCCCTATATGATCGCCAAATTCGAGTCTGGGGGGTTGATGCTCAGAAAAG GTTAAGCAAGGCTCAGATACTCGTCAGTGGATTGAATGGCACATCGGTTGAG TTCTGCAAGAATATTGTTCTAGCAGGAGTAGGGAGTTTGACACTGATGGATGATCGTTTAGTGACAGAGGATGCACTTCAAGCTAATTTCTTGATTCCACGGGATGAGACTGTATATAGTGGTAGATCCCTTTCTGAACTATGTTGTGAATCTTTAAGAGATTTCAACCCTATGGTCCGTGTTTTAGCAGAAAAAG GTGATTTGGCACAATGTGAAATGGAGTTTCTTGACAAGTTTGATGTTGTAGTTGTTACTGGCTGTTCACTCAAAACTAAG ATAGAAATCAATGAGAAATGTCGTAAAAGAGCCAAGCGAATTGCATTTTATGCAATTGAATGCCGAGATTCCTGTGGTGAAATTTTTGTTGACCTGCAGAACTACACCTATGCACAG AAAAAGTCTGTTGGTACTGCTGAATGTCATTTGAGTTATCCAAGTCTTGAG GATGCAATTTTATTACCATGGAGGAATCTTCCTAGGAAAGTGAGCAAATTGTACTTTGCTATGAGAG TAATAGAGAAGTTTGAATTATCCGAAGGACGTAATCCTGGTGAATTGTCTAATTTTGATCTTCCTGCTGTTTTGAAGCTGAGGAAAGAGCTATGTGATGCTCAG TCCTTGAATGAGTCACATGTTCCTGAAACACTTCTGGAAAGGATACTAGTTGCTGGGCCAATGTTATATCCACCTGTATGCCCGATACTTGGTGGAATTCTTGGTCAG GAAGTGATCAAGGCAATATCTGGCAAAGGTGACCCACTCAAAAATTTCTTCTACTTCGATGCTGCTGATGGAAAGGGAGTGATCGAGGATATCTCCAACCCCTCCTCGATCTGA